A window of Pedococcus badiiscoriae genomic DNA:
GGGCGCGTCGGCTGACGCCTGGTACCCCAGCGTAGGGTCCTCCTCGATACTGCGACAGAAGCGGACCCTACGAGCGTCCAGATAGTCGAAGACTTCCGCCCCTACTTGTGTCTGCTCATCGAACGTCCGAGATGCCTCGTCGCTCCGCCCCAGCGTGTGCACAGGCCTGAGGGTTCGGGCCGGCTTCGAGCCACTCGCGTGATAGCAGATTGCGCGAATGTCACTGCCCCCCATCAGCGAGCTAGCCGCTGCCAGTGCGACAACGAGCGCTGAGCCCCGCAGCTCACTCTTGCGCCCTCCGTTCGCTTCGGTGTAGTCACGGACGGCGGCGCTCAAGGGCAAAAGGGTGCGATTGAAGTCATGGGTGATCCTTTCTATCGCTTCGTCTGCCACGCGTTCGGCCGTAGCTTGCTCGAGCACTGGCGGAATGACGGCGATCGCCGTCAACAGGGCCGCCACCAGGGCGCCGTGGGCCAATGCGGGCATCTGCTCGTTGCCGACTACCACCTGTACAGCCACAGCCGCGGAGGCAGCGACTACAGGCACCGACTTGGTAACCCAGCCGGCAGTACTGCTGTACCACCACCGATTGAATCGCAAGACTAGCCGCCGCAGCCGCCCGATGATCAGCACCCCAATGGTCGCCAAGGCGGCGATCGTCTCGGGCCAGTAGTGCCCAATCCACGTCCCCATGCTGGGACGTTAGGGCACGATCGACCATTTTGGGGCCAAGGGCCCGCAGATGCTTCGCTAGCGTCCGTTTCCTCCCGTCGTGGGATCTCGATGCTCCCCGCCCCCCTTTCCCGT
This region includes:
- a CDS encoding GAF domain-containing protein yields the protein MGTWIGHYWPETIAALATIGVLIIGRLRRLVLRFNRWWYSSTAGWVTKSVPVVAASAAVAVQVVVGNEQMPALAHGALVAALLTAIAVIPPVLEQATAERVADEAIERITHDFNRTLLPLSAAVRDYTEANGGRKSELRGSALVVALAAASSLMGGSDIRAICYHASGSKPARTLRPVHTLGRSDEASRTFDEQTQVGAEVFDYLDARRVRFCRSIEEDPTLGYQASADAPIWKSFVSAPVVVHSDVVGMVTVDSKLERDFNQDEDPYLLQTIANLLAVTWKA